Proteins from a single region of Bombus pascuorum chromosome 5, iyBomPasc1.1, whole genome shotgun sequence:
- the LOC132906986 gene encoding neurogenic locus protein delta — MWTTMLMWSFAVVLLPTPRAVNASGVFELRLKSFVNEYGKDSLGKCCSGSTSKTGECSGVCKTRFRVCLKQYQVKIDTTTPCTYGDVVTPVLGENVVNLSPNVAMPSFTNPIRFPFEFTWPGTFSLIVEAYHDADNTTHHSPEKVLITRLTTQKWLDVGPNWTEDEYRSAHAKMVYEYRVTCVAHYYGKGCENLCRPRDDNFGHYSCSPSGERVCLSGWKGDYCNTPRCLPGCDEQHGHCSRPDECICHNGWKGAYCDQCVRYPGCLHGSCQKPWECLCDEGWGGLFCNQDLNYCTNHKPCLNGGTCFNTFNGQGLYTCSCAPGFNGTNCEKPLLDCDSNPCLNGGSCTMEPPYGNSSLIKSSVDSSSSFSSSSSSSSTRQHYRCTCPPGWRGRHCEISSRSCRDSPCHHGATCEDDSLHGYVCRCPPGYAGNDCESQLDQCSPNPCSNGGTCTDLGNSFRCSCPAGFTGERCETNIDDCQGDPCLNGGTCVDLVNQFRCQCVPGYVGRLCQDKVDYCLTKPCANGGRCISGTNDYRCACKPGFTGKDCSVDVDECRSAPCRNGGTCLNRVNGFLCQCPEGWHGDTCSEEVGSGTANLPAPSNTAAVVPAVPPSGASYWSGNLSKHIASASAEPRDAGLTTEHVVVIATLSTAVPAFVLVAAVAVMCMKRRQKREQAKADEEARLQNERNAVHSSMSKRSGGVMGGVGGGAGVGSTGSTGVGIGNVGLLGGGGSGMISGGGGGSVCTLGTGDAHMIKNTWTANKSVNNVASARQDDLDSSFQTDVTLDSSCSGYKPEPVLQDGRTRTTKQLNTEAAAHRASHLFQKEKDCLGLGLGIGVGVGVIESAKRSSVFAGNATTDSCCAAEAALLKRPTTITEGGSGPPGSGGGGGAETGCGVYVIDDHYRHDTSLAATLATEV; from the exons AATATCAAGTAAAGATCGACACGACGACGCCGTGCACATACGGCGACGTCGTCACACCAGTTTTAGGCGAGAACGTCGTTAATCTCAGCCCCAACGTCGCCATGCCAAGCTTCACCAATCCCATCAGATTTCCATTCGAGTTCACGTGGCCG GGCACATTCTCGCTGATAGTGGAGGCTTATCACGACGCAGACAACACGACACACCACTCACCCG AAAAAGTACTGATAACCAGGCTGACGACGCAAAAGTGGCTGGACGTCGGGCCGAATTGGACCGAGGACGAATACAGAAGCGCACACGCGAAGATGGTGTACGAATATAGGGTGACTTGCGTGGCGCACTATTATGGAAAGGGTTGCGAAAACCTGTGCAGGCCGAGGGACGACAATTTCGGTCATTACAGCTGCAGCCCGTCCGGAGAGCGCGTCTGCCTCTCTGGATGGAAGGGTGACTACTGCAATACAC CCCGCTGCCTGCCCGGATGCGACGAGCAGCACGGACACTGCAGTCGACCCGACGAGTGCAT ATGCCACAATGGTTGGAAGGGAGCATACTGCGACCAATGCGTGAGATATCCAGGCTGCCTTCACGGTAGCTGCCAGAAACCCTGGGAGTGCCTGTGCGACGAAGGCTGGGGCGGTTTGTTCTGCAACCAGGACCTCAACTACTGCACGAATCACAAGCCCTGCTTGAACGGCGGCACCTGCTTTAACACCTTTAACGGCCAGGGTTTGTACACCTGCTCGTGCGCGCCAGGCTTCAACGGCACTAACTGCGAGAAGCCTCTTTTGGACTGTGACTCGAACCCCTGTCTCAACGGTGGATCATGCACCATGGAGCCGCCCTACGGCAATTCTAGCCTGATCAAAAGCTCCGTAGACTCGTCCTCCTCGTTCtcgtcgtcgtcttcgtcgtcgtccACCAGGCAACATTATCGTTGCACCTGTCCACCCGGTTGGCGCGGCCGACACTGCGAGATCAGCTCGAGATCCTGTCGAGATTCTCCCTGCCATCACGGAGCCACCTGCGAGGACGATTCTCTTCACGGCTACGTGTGCCGCTGTCCGCCCGGTTACGCTGGCAACGACTGCGAGTCCCAGCTCGACCAGTGTTCTCCGAACCCATGTTCGAACGGCGGCACCTGTACAGACCTGGGTAACAGCTTCCGGTGCTCTTGCCCGGCCGGTTTCACCGGCGAACGCTGCGAAACCAACATCGACGACTGCCAAGGCGATCCCTGTCTGAACGGAGGAACCTGCGTGGATCTAGTCAATCAGTTCCGTTGCCAGTGCGTGCCTGGATACGTTGGTCGATTATGTCAAGATAAGGTGGATTATTGTCTGACGAAACCGTGCGCGAACGGTGGCCGGTGCATATCGGGAACGAACGATTACCGGTGCGCGTGTAAACCTGGCTTCACTGGAAAAGACTGTAGCGTCGACGTGGACGAGTGTCGAAGCGCGCCCTGTAGAAACGGTGGCACGTGTCTGAACCGAGTGAACGGGTTCCTCTGCCAATGCCCGGAGGGTTGGCACGGAGACACTTGCTCGGAAGAAGTAGGCAGTGGAACGGCCAATTTGCCGGCTCCTTCGAACACCGCGGCCGTTGTTCCTGCTGTACCACCATCCGGAGCTAGTTACTGGTCGGGAAATCTGTCCAAGCATATCGCGTCCGCGTCCGCGGAGCCACGAGACGCTGGCTTGACCACGGAACACGTAGTGGTGATAGCAACCCTGTCAACGGCAGTTCCAGCATTCGTTCTAGTAGCTGCAGTCGCGGTGATGTGCATGAAGAGGCGACAGAAACGGGAACAGGCGAAAGCCGACGAAGAGGCCAGGTTACAGAACGAACGAAACGCTGTTCACAGTAGCATGAGCAAAAGAAGCGGTGGTGTAATGGGCGGAGTCGGCGGCGGAGCCGGAGTCGGTTCCACCGGGAGCACCGGGGTTGGTATCGGTAACGttggactgttaggaggcggTGGCAGCGGGATGATCAGCGGCGGAGGCGGTGGCAGCGTGTGTACCCTGGGTACAGGGGATGCTCACATGATCAAGAACACATGGACGGCGAACAAGAGCGTGAACAACGTCGCGTCTGCCAGACAGGACGACCTCGACTCGTCGTTTCAAACGGACGTCACGCTGGATAGCTCTTGCTCGGGTTACAAGCCAGAACCGGTGCTGCAAGACGGTCGAACGCGGACAACGAAACAACTGAACACGGAGGCGGCCGCTCACAGGGCGTCCCACCTCTTCCAAAAGGAGAAGGACTGTCTGGGTCTTGGTCTCGGTATAGGCGTCGGTGTCGGCGTGATCGAGAGTGCCAAGAGGTCGTCGGTGTTCGCCGGTAACGCGACGACGGACAGCTGTTGCGCGGCGGAGGCGGCATTGCTCAAGAGGCCGACGACCATCACGGAAGGGGGCAGTGGTCCACCGGGTAgtggcggcggtggcggtgcCGAGACCGGTTGTGGAGTGTACGTTATAGACGATCACTATAGACACGACACGTCGCTGGCGGCGACACTCGCGACGGAAGTGTAg